From Stenotrophomonas nitritireducens, the proteins below share one genomic window:
- a CDS encoding ATP-binding protein, whose amino-acid sequence MVSETGTATGETGPQPSGRANALKLLSRHQRGLLYGGGIITTLILAAVTAVVIHSQIRDYIAERHTDQTSRRIALQSTLAVREGALRITTAQEEYAWESRQNPDPDLLYRFADSKGRMTLQRSANSPHVLVVADLQGGQAASYGPYLKLADEVSHQAGTFARALSASIYFHNPEQTFLGAGPLPDANLPAALAREANPALIQRLVPDQAMTFKASRTAPAQAAGPAWLPVSVDPLSGKPSLHLRQVASSDAGPFAVFIASYPLELVTPLLDASQVDEFWVIVNADGELFLGNSQPGATALARLPIARWAAAAPPGSKGRFENKDGRFVATEVISSANAGWQLIHTFSWRTILAALWPTLLAYVAAMLLAISIVWAALLLIDRKVFRPGYVRSERIVESENLNRTMVEAAPSGQALLSLGSGEVLLKNAVMTRYAQRLSASATPLHQHFLQAFHRHGAGTIASPGIELTIQTEDEAECSLLVSIVPSKYRGEDVLLCNFTDITLRKKVEQELQNARAASEAANQAKSTFLAIMSHEIRTPMNAILGNLELLERTTLDDPQRSRLHAVTSSSAALLNIINDILDFSKVESGQMTVESIPVNLKEIAQQSIAMFSPMAHAKGLAIDLIVDDSLQPHYLGDPTRLRQIMFNLISNAIKFTETGDVLVELYLQDDENPDSALVLGVSDTGIGMTAEQCDSLFSTFSQADSTIARRYGGTGLGLALCKRLAELMGGSIEVRSEPAKGSTFLVNLPLQPAKGAMPADVPMAVVVRPGAALHVLVVDDHPANRKLLQMQLETLGCSADTFEDCGAAIAAFTHQHYDLILTDLNMPGMDGYTFASCLRNRKVATPIIAVTAHISDRDRLRSQEAGINRILIKPVLLETLQNALSQISDKVLAAASVHRRVDIGTGPLPDEVHAPLLASLDESLVAIRHALQPALMGASPTMTLDQRVDVIGKHLHSLRGAFAFIHEAAIADRCAAMEAMLDQKSLGELEAALTELDTLAHVALTRRQQ is encoded by the coding sequence ATGGTCTCCGAAACGGGTACCGCAACAGGCGAAACAGGGCCCCAACCATCCGGTCGCGCGAATGCACTCAAACTGCTGAGCCGCCATCAGCGTGGCCTGCTCTATGGCGGCGGCATCATCACCACGCTGATCCTGGCCGCCGTCACTGCCGTGGTCATCCATTCGCAGATCCGCGACTACATCGCCGAACGCCACACCGACCAGACCAGCCGCCGCATCGCCCTGCAGTCCACGCTTGCCGTCCGCGAGGGCGCGCTGCGGATCACCACCGCGCAGGAGGAATACGCCTGGGAGTCGCGGCAGAACCCTGATCCGGATCTGCTGTACAGGTTTGCGGACAGCAAGGGCCGCATGACCCTGCAGCGCTCGGCGAATTCGCCGCACGTGCTGGTCGTTGCCGACCTGCAGGGCGGCCAAGCCGCCAGCTATGGGCCGTATCTCAAACTTGCCGACGAAGTCAGCCACCAGGCGGGCACCTTCGCCCGTGCGTTGAGCGCATCCATCTACTTCCATAACCCGGAGCAGACCTTCCTCGGCGCCGGCCCTCTGCCGGACGCCAACCTGCCCGCCGCGCTGGCACGCGAGGCCAATCCGGCGCTGATCCAGCGCCTGGTGCCCGACCAGGCCATGACCTTCAAGGCCAGCCGCACCGCTCCCGCACAGGCGGCTGGGCCAGCCTGGCTGCCGGTATCGGTGGATCCGCTCAGTGGCAAGCCCTCGCTGCATCTGCGCCAGGTCGCCAGCAGCGACGCCGGCCCATTCGCGGTATTCATCGCCTCCTACCCGCTGGAACTGGTCACCCCCCTGCTCGATGCCTCGCAGGTCGATGAGTTCTGGGTAATCGTCAATGCCGATGGCGAGTTGTTCCTTGGCAACAGCCAGCCCGGTGCCACAGCGCTGGCGCGGCTGCCAATCGCACGTTGGGCTGCTGCGGCGCCGCCGGGCAGCAAAGGCCGGTTTGAAAACAAGGATGGGCGGTTCGTCGCCACCGAAGTGATTTCAAGCGCCAATGCAGGTTGGCAGCTGATCCACACCTTCTCCTGGCGGACGATCCTCGCTGCGCTCTGGCCCACCCTGCTGGCCTACGTCGCGGCGATGCTGCTCGCGATCAGCATTGTCTGGGCCGCACTTCTGCTGATCGACAGAAAGGTATTCCGCCCCGGCTATGTGCGTTCAGAGCGGATCGTGGAAAGCGAGAACCTGAACCGGACGATGGTGGAAGCAGCGCCGTCCGGCCAGGCCCTGCTCTCCCTGGGCAGCGGGGAGGTATTGCTGAAGAACGCGGTGATGACGCGCTATGCACAGCGCCTGTCGGCTTCCGCAACACCGCTGCACCAGCATTTTCTGCAGGCGTTTCACCGCCACGGCGCTGGAACGATCGCCTCGCCCGGCATCGAACTGACGATCCAGACCGAAGACGAAGCGGAATGTTCACTGCTGGTCAGCATCGTCCCAAGCAAGTACCGCGGGGAGGATGTACTGCTGTGCAACTTCACCGACATCACCCTGCGCAAGAAGGTCGAACAGGAACTGCAGAACGCCCGCGCTGCCTCGGAAGCCGCCAACCAGGCCAAGTCGACCTTCCTGGCAATCATGAGTCACGAAATCCGCACGCCGATGAATGCGATCCTCGGCAATCTGGAGCTGCTGGAAAGGACCACACTGGACGACCCCCAGCGCAGCCGGCTGCATGCCGTCACCTCGTCTTCCGCCGCCTTGCTCAACATCATCAACGACATCCTGGACTTCTCCAAGGTGGAATCCGGGCAGATGACGGTCGAGTCCATCCCCGTCAATCTGAAGGAGATCGCCCAGCAGTCCATCGCGATGTTCTCGCCGATGGCGCACGCCAAAGGGCTGGCCATCGATCTCATCGTTGATGATTCCCTGCAGCCGCATTACCTGGGGGACCCCACCCGCCTGCGCCAGATCATGTTCAACCTGATCAGCAACGCCATCAAGTTCACCGAAACCGGCGACGTGCTGGTCGAGCTCTATCTGCAGGATGACGAAAATCCTGATTCGGCCCTGGTGCTTGGGGTAAGCGACACCGGCATCGGCATGACGGCGGAACAGTGCGATTCCCTGTTCAGCACCTTTTCCCAGGCCGATTCAACCATCGCCCGGCGGTATGGGGGCACCGGCCTTGGGCTTGCGCTGTGCAAGCGGCTGGCCGAGCTGATGGGCGGCAGCATCGAGGTCAGGAGCGAACCGGCCAAAGGCAGCACGTTCCTGGTGAACCTGCCGCTGCAACCTGCCAAGGGAGCAATGCCCGCCGATGTACCGATGGCCGTTGTTGTTCGGCCAGGTGCAGCACTGCATGTGCTGGTGGTCGACGATCACCCGGCCAACCGGAAACTCCTGCAGATGCAGCTGGAGACCCTGGGATGCAGCGCCGACACCTTCGAAGACTGCGGCGCGGCCATTGCCGCCTTCACCCATCAGCATTACGACCTGATCCTCACCGACCTCAACATGCCCGGCATGGACGGCTACACCTTCGCCAGTTGCCTGCGCAACCGCAAGGTGGCCACACCAATCATCGCGGTCACCGCACATATATCCGATCGCGACCGGCTGCGCAGCCAGGAGGCCGGCATCAACCGCATCCTGATCAAGCCGGTGTTGCTGGAGACCTTGCAGAACGCCTTGTCACAGATTTCAGACAAGGTGCTGGCAGCTGCCAGCGTGCACAGGCGCGTCGATATCGGCACCGGCCCGCTGCCAGACGAAGTACATGCGCCGCTGCTCGCGTCACTGGACGAGTCGCTCGTTGCCATAAGGCACGCACTGCAGCCTGCATTGATGGGCGCATCACCGACAATGACGCTGGACCAACGCGTCGACGTCATAGGCAAGCACCTTCACTCACTGCGTGGCGCTTTTGCGTTCATCCATGAGGCGGCCATCGCCGACAGATGCGCGGCAATGGAGGCAATGCTGGATCAAAAAAGCCTGGGCGAGCTGGAAGCGGCGCTCACCGAACTCGATACCCTGGCCCACGTCGCATTGACGCGCAGGCAGCAATGA
- a CDS encoding fimbrial protein, whose product MKIRGWLSILLVTVLAMTVLPSSAWAAITCKSTTGEPAVNYVGGLSTVHINPDVPDGTVLATRSGWFELHRPLTITCQNTPPEGILGVWEVTTGAEVGQNIHATGIAGIGVRAAFATGQFYPTSAIYGRDFYPVNLKYLSLEIIKIGDITGSGTLQGEIVKATVPAADGFQLWSIRLSNPVTISPQKPTCKVATPAVEAFLGNVQLSAFDGVGSSSSARPFSIDLMCGGGHAAGLVQVAATITDAGNPLNRSDRMALSAASSAKGVAIQVLKDGEVLKFGPDSSAVGAINQWSAGHAGNGLFRIPLTARYLQTAAVIEPGTANGRATFTLSYP is encoded by the coding sequence ATGAAAATCCGAGGTTGGCTTTCCATTCTGCTCGTCACTGTGCTGGCGATGACGGTGCTGCCATCCAGTGCCTGGGCAGCAATCACCTGCAAGTCGACTACGGGCGAGCCTGCCGTGAACTATGTTGGCGGCCTTTCCACGGTGCATATCAATCCTGATGTGCCGGATGGTACGGTCCTGGCAACGCGTTCCGGATGGTTCGAGCTTCATCGGCCCCTCACCATTACCTGCCAGAACACACCCCCCGAGGGAATCCTGGGCGTATGGGAGGTAACCACCGGTGCCGAGGTTGGCCAGAACATCCATGCGACCGGAATTGCCGGGATAGGCGTGCGTGCAGCGTTCGCGACGGGTCAATTTTATCCGACTTCGGCAATTTACGGACGTGATTTCTACCCCGTCAACCTGAAATACCTGAGCCTGGAGATCATCAAGATCGGCGACATCACCGGCTCCGGCACGCTGCAGGGAGAAATTGTTAAAGCCACGGTTCCTGCAGCGGACGGCTTCCAGTTGTGGTCGATCCGTTTGAGCAACCCGGTGACCATCTCGCCACAGAAACCAACCTGCAAGGTGGCAACGCCAGCCGTTGAGGCGTTTCTCGGCAATGTTCAGCTCAGTGCATTCGACGGCGTAGGTAGTTCCTCGTCGGCACGGCCGTTCTCCATCGATCTGATGTGCGGCGGGGGCCATGCCGCAGGCTTGGTACAGGTTGCGGCAACGATTACCGACGCGGGCAATCCCCTCAACCGCAGCGACAGGATGGCATTGAGCGCGGCTTCCAGTGCCAAGGGTGTGGCCATCCAGGTGCTCAAGGACGGCGAGGTGCTGAAATTCGGGCCGGATTCCTCTGCGGTCGGTGCTATCAATCAATGGTCTGCCGGGCATGCCGGCAATGGCTTGTTCCGCATTCCACTGACGGCACGCTACCTGCAGACGGCGGCAGTCATCGAACCGGGTACTGCGAATGGACGGGCGACCTTCACGCTCAGCTACCCATGA
- a CDS encoding response regulator — protein MGSLEGTRVLVVENDELNAMLLQMQLEIEGMQVGGVAASVSAALKMIDELQPQVVFLDYWLASNENSTAVAECLRQRGTPFLVATGMDIDQLPDVFDAGVKLSKPYTSSDLSQALQRALAPA, from the coding sequence ATGGGCTCACTCGAAGGTACGAGGGTGCTGGTCGTGGAGAACGACGAGTTGAACGCCATGCTGCTGCAGATGCAGCTGGAGATCGAAGGCATGCAGGTGGGCGGCGTCGCCGCCTCGGTCAGCGCTGCGCTGAAGATGATCGATGAGCTGCAGCCGCAGGTGGTGTTTCTCGACTATTGGCTGGCAAGCAATGAAAACAGCACCGCCGTTGCCGAATGCCTGAGGCAACGCGGCACGCCGTTCCTTGTTGCGACCGGGATGGATATCGATCAACTGCCTGACGTATTCGATGCGGGGGTAAAGCTCTCCAAGCCCTACACCAGCAGCGACCTGAGCCAGGCGCTGCAGCGCGCTCTTGCTCCGGCCTGA
- a CDS encoding Tex family protein, which produces MQDIKLAQQIAQTIADEIGAQSAQAKAAIALLDEGASVPFIARYRKEVTGGLDDTQLRNLETRLSYLRELEDRRSTVLASIEEQGKLNDGLRAEIMAADTKSRLEDLYLPYKPKRRTRAQIAREAGLEPLADGLLNDPMLDPQVFAAGFVDADKGVADTKAALEGARAILMERWGEDAALVGELRSWLADNGVIRARIAEGKEAEGAKYRDYFDHAESLARIPSHRLLALFRARREEFLFLELDPGTDAEAGHQYAEGRVARSAGIANKDRPADRWLLDACRLTWRAKLHMHLLLDLFNQAREKAEAEAIAVFGDNLKDLMLAAPAGPKAVLGLDPGIRTGCKIAVVDATGKLLATDTVYPHEPRRQWEQSLQTIKQLCIKHNVELIAIGNGTASRETDKLAGEAIAACANPKLQKVVVSEAGASVYSASEFAAKEFPSLDVSLRGAVSIARRLQDPLAELVKIEPKAIGVGQYQHDVDQFRLAKALDARVEDCVNAVGVFVNTASAALLTRVSGLSSTVAENIVRHRDENGPFKRRKDLLKVSRLGEKTFEQCAGFLRIADGDEPLDASAVHPEAYPVVERIVAAAARPIKALLGDGSYLRTLKAEQFTDDKFGVPTVRDILKEMEKPGRDPRPEFKAARFAEGVEDIKDLREGMILEGVVSNVAAFGAFVDIGVHQDGLIHISALSDTFVKDPRDVVKAGDIVKVKVLEVDVPRKRIALTRRLEDAPAPAKKPERDERGAGPGRGAGGGRDRDQRGQRSAGNAGGRPAAAAAPANSALADAFARAKRGS; this is translated from the coding sequence ATGCAAGACATCAAGCTCGCGCAGCAGATCGCGCAGACAATCGCCGACGAGATCGGCGCACAGTCCGCCCAGGCCAAGGCCGCCATCGCATTGCTGGATGAAGGCGCCAGCGTCCCGTTCATTGCCCGCTACCGCAAGGAAGTGACCGGCGGCCTGGACGACACCCAGTTGCGTAATCTTGAAACCCGGCTCAGCTACCTGCGCGAGCTGGAAGACCGCCGCAGTACGGTGCTGGCCAGTATTGAAGAGCAGGGCAAGCTCAATGACGGGCTGCGTGCCGAGATCATGGCCGCTGATACCAAATCGCGGCTGGAAGATCTTTACCTGCCTTACAAGCCCAAACGCCGCACGCGTGCGCAGATTGCGCGCGAGGCAGGTCTGGAACCCTTGGCCGACGGCCTGCTCAACGATCCCATGCTGGACCCGCAGGTCTTCGCGGCTGGTTTCGTTGATGCCGACAAGGGTGTTGCCGATACCAAGGCGGCATTGGAAGGTGCACGCGCAATCCTGATGGAGCGCTGGGGCGAGGACGCTGCCTTGGTCGGCGAACTGCGCAGCTGGTTGGCCGACAACGGCGTCATCCGCGCCCGCATTGCCGAGGGCAAGGAAGCGGAGGGCGCCAAATACCGCGATTACTTCGACCATGCCGAGTCGCTGGCCAGGATTCCCTCGCACCGCTTGCTGGCTCTGTTCCGAGCGCGTCGTGAAGAGTTCCTGTTCCTGGAGCTGGACCCGGGCACTGATGCGGAAGCCGGCCATCAATACGCAGAAGGCCGGGTCGCGCGCAGTGCCGGCATTGCCAACAAGGACCGCCCGGCCGATCGCTGGTTGCTGGATGCGTGCCGGCTGACCTGGCGCGCCAAGCTGCATATGCATCTATTGCTGGACCTGTTCAACCAGGCCCGCGAGAAGGCTGAAGCCGAGGCGATCGCGGTGTTCGGCGACAACCTCAAGGACCTGATGCTGGCCGCACCCGCTGGCCCGAAGGCCGTGCTGGGGCTGGATCCAGGCATCCGCACCGGCTGCAAGATTGCCGTGGTCGATGCCACCGGCAAGCTGCTGGCCACCGATACGGTGTATCCGCATGAGCCCCGCCGGCAATGGGAGCAGTCGCTGCAGACGATCAAGCAGCTGTGCATCAAGCACAACGTGGAACTGATCGCGATCGGCAACGGCACCGCCAGCCGCGAAACCGACAAACTGGCAGGCGAGGCCATCGCCGCCTGTGCCAATCCCAAACTGCAGAAGGTTGTGGTCAGCGAGGCCGGTGCCTCGGTGTACTCGGCTTCGGAGTTCGCCGCCAAGGAGTTTCCGTCGCTGGATGTCTCGCTGCGCGGCGCGGTCTCCATCGCACGCCGGTTGCAGGATCCGCTGGCCGAACTGGTCAAGATCGAGCCCAAGGCCATTGGCGTGGGCCAGTACCAGCATGACGTGGATCAGTTCCGCCTGGCCAAGGCGCTCGACGCACGCGTGGAGGATTGCGTCAACGCGGTGGGCGTATTCGTGAACACCGCATCGGCGGCGCTGTTGACGCGCGTGTCCGGCCTGTCATCCACGGTGGCCGAGAACATCGTCCGTCACCGCGACGAAAACGGCCCGTTCAAGCGCCGCAAGGATCTGCTCAAGGTGTCGCGCCTTGGCGAAAAGACCTTCGAGCAATGCGCCGGCTTCCTGCGCATCGCCGATGGTGATGAGCCATTGGACGCATCAGCGGTGCATCCGGAAGCCTACCCGGTGGTGGAGCGTATCGTTGCGGCGGCGGCGCGGCCGATCAAGGCATTGCTCGGCGATGGCAGCTACCTGCGCACCCTGAAAGCCGAGCAGTTCACCGATGACAAGTTCGGCGTGCCCACCGTACGCGACATTCTCAAGGAAATGGAAAAGCCCGGCCGCGACCCGCGCCCTGAGTTCAAGGCCGCGCGCTTCGCCGAGGGCGTCGAGGACATCAAGGACCTGCGCGAAGGCATGATCCTGGAAGGCGTGGTCAGCAACGTTGCCGCGTTCGGTGCCTTCGTTGATATCGGCGTGCACCAGGATGGCCTGATCCATATCTCGGCGTTGTCCGATACGTTCGTCAAAGACCCGCGCGATGTGGTCAAGGCCGGCGATATCGTCAAAGTCAAGGTGCTGGAAGTGGATGTGCCACGCAAGCGCATTGCCCTGACCCGGCGCCTGGAAGATGCGCCGGCACCGGCGAAAAAGCCCGAGCGTGACGAGCGGGGTGCAGGGCCGGGACGTGGTGCTGGCGGCGGGCGCGACAGGGATCAGCGCGGCCAGCGTAGTGCGGGCAATGCTGGCGGCCGACCGGCAGCGGCTGCGGCACCGGCCAATAGTGCATTGGCCGATGCGTTCGCACGGGCCAAGCGCGGCAGCTGA
- a CDS encoding DUF5329 domain-containing protein encodes MRKLCNLLLAGALAAIAVPASAAPGAATQREITGLMQALESSGCRFQRNGSWYEAPAARAHLQRKYDYLLKRDMVDSSEQFIDRAASRSSMSGKAYRVACAGVPEQDASAWFLQQLRRLRAPAG; translated from the coding sequence ATGAGAAAACTCTGCAATCTGTTGCTCGCGGGTGCACTGGCTGCCATTGCAGTACCGGCCAGCGCCGCACCCGGTGCCGCAACCCAGCGCGAGATCACCGGCTTGATGCAGGCGCTGGAAAGCTCGGGTTGCCGCTTCCAGCGCAACGGCAGCTGGTATGAAGCGCCGGCTGCGCGTGCCCACCTGCAACGCAAGTACGACTATCTGCTCAAGCGCGACATGGTCGACAGCAGCGAGCAGTTCATCGACCGTGCCGCCAGCCGCAGCAGCATGAGTGGCAAGGCCTATCGGGTTGCCTGTGCGGGCGTGCCCGAGCAGGACGCCTCGGCCTGGTTCCTGCAGCAGCTGCGACGCCTGCGCGCGCCGGCAGGCTGA
- the phaC gene encoding class III poly(R)-hydroxyalkanoic acid synthase subunit PhaC, whose protein sequence is MKGPLGFGNDDLLQETLQWQRKLVDGLKLLPGVEDVDYGVTERQEVWSDGKVKLYRFVSDNAKAGQPPLLIVYALVNRPYMVDLQDGRSLVQKLLALGQDVYVLDWGYPDRSERFLTLEDYLLRYVDGAVDHLRAQRNGAPVNLLGICQGGVFALCYSALRPHKVQNLITMVTPVDFHTADNMLSQWARHVDVDLFVDTLGNIPADLMNASYLMLKPFRLNVQKYVGLMDILDDKQALEDFLRMEKWIFDSPDLAGEAFRQFVKQFYQHNGLMQGSIRIGEEPVDLAQLRMPILNIYAEQDHLVPPAASRAMQGQVGSADYTELGFRGGHIGIYVSGRAQREVPGAINDWLSERA, encoded by the coding sequence ATGAAAGGTCCGCTCGGGTTTGGCAACGATGATCTGCTGCAGGAAACCCTGCAATGGCAGCGCAAGCTGGTTGATGGCCTGAAGCTGCTGCCCGGCGTGGAGGACGTGGATTACGGCGTCACCGAGCGCCAGGAAGTGTGGAGCGATGGCAAGGTCAAGCTGTACCGCTTTGTCAGCGACAACGCCAAGGCCGGGCAACCGCCGTTGCTGATCGTCTACGCGCTGGTCAACCGGCCGTACATGGTGGACCTGCAGGATGGCCGTTCGCTGGTGCAGAAGCTGTTGGCCTTGGGTCAGGACGTGTATGTGCTGGACTGGGGCTACCCGGACCGTTCAGAGCGCTTCCTGACCCTGGAAGACTATCTGCTGCGCTATGTCGACGGTGCGGTCGATCACCTGCGCGCGCAGCGCAACGGTGCGCCGGTAAACCTGCTTGGCATCTGCCAGGGAGGCGTGTTCGCGCTGTGCTACAGCGCACTGCGTCCACACAAGGTGCAGAACCTGATCACGATGGTCACGCCGGTGGATTTCCATACCGCCGACAACATGTTGTCGCAGTGGGCACGACATGTGGACGTCGATCTGTTCGTCGATACGCTGGGCAACATCCCGGCCGATCTGATGAATGCCAGTTACCTGATGCTCAAGCCATTCCGTTTGAACGTGCAGAAATACGTTGGCTTGATGGACATCCTCGACGACAAGCAGGCGCTGGAAGATTTCCTGCGCATGGAGAAGTGGATCTTCGATTCGCCCGACCTTGCCGGCGAGGCGTTCCGCCAGTTCGTCAAACAGTTCTATCAGCACAATGGGCTGATGCAGGGCAGCATCCGCATTGGCGAGGAGCCGGTGGACCTGGCACAGCTGCGCATGCCGATCCTGAACATCTATGCCGAACAGGATCATCTGGTGCCGCCGGCTGCATCGCGCGCGATGCAGGGGCAGGTGGGCAGCGCGGACTACACCGAGCTGGGGTTCCGTGGCGGCCATATCGGCATCTATGTTTCCGGCCGCGCGCAGCGCGAGGTGCCCGGCGCCATCAATGACTGGTTGAGCGAACGCGCATGA
- the phaE gene encoding class III poly(R)-hydroxyalkanoic acid synthase subunit PhaE, whose amino-acid sequence MAAAGNNDNADFEASMRGYWEAWSQAMQGPGAAAGADFPWRESIAQWTRLVSTDTPPEVQALGARFQHQAGDWLGMMQQVAARFAGRDTTAAEVAAAWREAVQAGQGDELLQWMLGAARGGNALNDQPWLREFAKAAQSGFGGGDWLNAPAFGPGREHQARWQALLKTQQAYQARAEAYVDTIRGVLDDAFKRFEAKLAEHEVPGSQLTSARAMFDLWIDAAEEAYAKVALSDDFQRIYGELANAQMRLRAASQSELERACDAMGMPTRTEMDAAHKRIAELERQVRRLIAMAQQPAPAAASAVERAPTKRAGAAKRAEAAAATAPAKAAAKNAAKAAARKPAGTTAATGKPGVKKPAVKKPVIRNKAAAKPASARGRRAK is encoded by the coding sequence ATGGCGGCGGCAGGCAACAACGACAACGCGGATTTTGAAGCCAGCATGCGCGGCTACTGGGAGGCGTGGTCACAGGCCATGCAGGGCCCGGGCGCGGCGGCAGGCGCCGATTTTCCCTGGCGTGAAAGCATCGCCCAGTGGACCCGCCTGGTCAGCACCGACACCCCGCCCGAAGTCCAGGCGCTGGGTGCCCGTTTCCAGCACCAGGCAGGCGATTGGCTGGGCATGATGCAGCAGGTTGCCGCTCGCTTTGCCGGCCGTGACACCACAGCGGCGGAAGTGGCTGCGGCGTGGCGCGAGGCGGTGCAGGCCGGGCAGGGCGATGAGCTGTTGCAGTGGATGCTGGGCGCAGCGCGTGGCGGCAATGCATTGAACGATCAGCCTTGGCTTCGCGAGTTCGCCAAGGCCGCGCAGAGTGGTTTTGGCGGTGGCGATTGGTTGAACGCTCCAGCATTCGGCCCGGGCCGTGAGCATCAGGCGCGCTGGCAGGCCTTGTTGAAAACCCAGCAGGCATACCAGGCGCGCGCCGAAGCCTATGTGGATACGATCCGTGGGGTGCTGGACGACGCATTCAAGCGTTTCGAAGCCAAGCTGGCCGAGCATGAGGTGCCGGGCAGCCAGTTGACCAGCGCGCGGGCGATGTTCGACCTGTGGATCGACGCGGCCGAAGAGGCCTATGCCAAGGTGGCGCTGTCCGACGACTTCCAGCGCATATATGGCGAGTTGGCTAACGCCCAGATGCGTTTGCGCGCCGCCTCGCAGAGCGAGCTGGAGCGTGCCTGCGATGCCATGGGCATGCCTACCCGAACTGAAATGGATGCCGCGCACAAGCGGATTGCCGAGTTGGAGCGGCAGGTGCGGCGGCTGATTGCCATGGCCCAGCAGCCTGCGCCCGCAGCGGCCAGCGCTGTGGAACGTGCGCCGACAAAGCGCGCTGGCGCTGCCAAACGCGCGGAGGCAGCTGCTGCCACAGCGCCAGCGAAGGCTGCCGCAAAGAATGCCGCCAAGGCGGCCGCACGCAAGCCTGCGGGTACAACGGCCGCGACCGGAAAGCCAGGCGTCAAGAAGCCGGCCGTCAAGAAGCCAGTCATCAGGAACAAGGCCGCCGCAAAACCCGCTTCGGCGCGTGGCCGGAGAGCGAAATGA
- a CDS encoding CDP-alcohol phosphatidyltransferase family protein gives MKRHFSMLREFQLADWFTLGNAFCGTGAVFAAMRFLQDGQRGFLMFGMALIPLAFIFDALDGRVARWRQSSSTLGRELDSLADIISFGVAPAALAYACGMQGGWDWLILSYFVCCGVSRLARYNVTAEEIAGESDKVPYFEGTPIPTSLALVIVLALAAHFNAIGPALWGGSWQLGPWQLHPLVLLFALSGSLMISKTLRIPKP, from the coding sequence ATGAAACGCCATTTCTCGATGCTCCGTGAGTTCCAGCTTGCGGATTGGTTCACCCTCGGCAACGCGTTCTGCGGCACCGGCGCGGTGTTCGCGGCAATGCGCTTCCTGCAGGACGGCCAGCGCGGCTTTCTGATGTTCGGCATGGCGCTGATTCCACTGGCCTTCATCTTCGACGCGCTGGACGGGCGGGTAGCGCGCTGGCGGCAGTCCTCCTCCACGCTGGGGCGCGAGCTGGATTCGCTGGCCGACATCATCTCCTTTGGCGTGGCGCCGGCCGCGCTGGCCTATGCCTGTGGCATGCAGGGCGGCTGGGACTGGCTGATATTGAGCTATTTCGTCTGCTGCGGCGTCAGCCGCCTGGCCCGCTACAACGTCACCGCCGAAGAGATCGCCGGCGAATCGGACAAGGTGCCGTACTTCGAGGGCACGCCAATTCCCACCAGCCTGGCGCTGGTGATCGTGCTGGCGCTGGCGGCCCATTTCAATGCGATTGGCCCGGCGTTGTGGGGTGGCAGCTGGCAGCTGGGCCCGTGGCAGTTGCATCCGCTGGTGCTGCTGTTTGCGCTGTCCGGCTCGCTGATGATCAGCAAGACCCTGCGCATTCCCAAGCCCTGA
- a CDS encoding NUDIX hydrolase, giving the protein MPYTPIMATLGYVLSADGSKALMIHRNTRPGDMHLGKYNGLGGKMETDEDILACMHREIREEAGIECGTTRLRGSISWPGFGKNGEDWFAFIFVIDDYTGTPMEVNREGTLEWVAVDQLDSLPLWEGDRHFLPLVFDQDPRPFHGVMPYRDGRMQSWSYTRL; this is encoded by the coding sequence ATGCCGTACACCCCGATTATGGCCACGCTCGGCTATGTCTTGTCCGCCGACGGCAGCAAGGCCTTGATGATCCACCGCAACACCCGCCCCGGCGACATGCACCTGGGCAAGTACAACGGGCTGGGCGGCAAGATGGAAACCGACGAGGACATTCTCGCCTGCATGCATCGCGAGATCCGCGAAGAGGCCGGCATCGAGTGCGGCACCACCCGCCTGCGCGGCAGCATCAGCTGGCCGGGCTTCGGCAAGAACGGCGAGGACTGGTTCGCCTTCATCTTCGTCATCGACGACTACACCGGCACGCCGATGGAAGTGAACCGGGAAGGCACGCTGGAATGGGTGGCTGTGGATCAGCTCGACTCGCTGCCGCTATGGGAAGGCGACCGGCATTTCCTGCCGCTGGTGTTCGACCAGGACCCGCGCCCGTTCCATGGTGTGATGCCTTACCGCGACGGACGGATGCAGTCGTGGAGCTATACCCGGCTGTAA